A genomic window from Sparus aurata chromosome 4, fSpaAur1.1, whole genome shotgun sequence includes:
- the LOC115580248 gene encoding uncharacterized protein LOC115580248, with translation MPGKCCFNNIWLHKEIYKSWLEKTEDKGKAKCVVCRKTFDISHMGEMALTSHAKGAKHHAAVAAREASAITSFFRTTPQTATVTPPAVCSSSTVLYQTDKPMLPFLCEDMNKLIKGLMGRFVVDKHLHEATSTLKLLAVPFQDNRLHKDASQIDIGFTADTTLKQLRSSKQVSERQAIKVRLDCKRLLIALEKLLKKAPLQHTLVRSMQCLDPRRMAKSKEQCVKQMTRMLHILVECKHIDDAVCDDTLREFRDVCDMARCHTAFREFDPNTELTAFSTRQWGVSHLFAECGI, from the exons ATGCCGGGAAAATGCTGCTTCAACAATATTTGGCTGCACAAAGAGATTTATAAATCATGGCTGGAGAAGACGGAGGACAAAGGCAAAGCCAAATGTGTCGTATGCAGGAAGACCTTTGATATATCTCATATGGGGGAGATGGCATTGACTAGCCATGCGAAGGGAGCAAAGCACCATGCTGCTGTGGCTGCCCGCGAAGCTAGCGCCATCACAAGCTTTTTCCGAACAACCCCCCAGACGGCCACTGTGACACCGCCGGCTGTTTGCAGCAGCAGTACCGTCTTGTATCAGACGGACAAACCAATGCTGCCCTTCCTCTGCGAGGATATGAATAAACTGATCAAAG GGCTCATGGGGCGATTTGTGGTGGACAAGCACCTGCATGAAGCAACATCCACACTCAAACTTCTGGCGGTGCCTTTCCAGGACAACCGGCTACATAAGGATGCCTCACAAATTGACATTGGATTTACAGCAGACACCACCCTGAAGCAACTCAGATCCTCAAAACAGGTGTCAGAGAGGCAGGCGATCAAGGTGAGATTGGACTGCAAGAGACTTTTGATCGCCCTTGAGAAGCTGCTGAAAAAGGCTCCATTGCAGCATACATTAGTGAGAAGCATGCAGTGCCTTGACCCAAGACGAATGGCTAAATCCAAGGAACAATGTGTAAAACAAATGACAAGAATGTTACACATACTTGTTGAATGTAAACATATAGATGATGCAGTGTGTGATGATACCCTCAGAGAGTTTAGGGACGTTTGTGACATGGCTCGTTGTCACACTGCGTTCAGGGAGTTTGATCCCAACACAGAGTTGACAGCCTTCTCTACGAGACAGTGGGGAGTAAGCCATCTTTTTGCAGAGTGTGGGATCTGA